A region of the Sarcophilus harrisii chromosome 3, mSarHar1.11, whole genome shotgun sequence genome:
tgtaTAAACAGGCTGGACATTTTCAAGGAGAACAAGCCAGTATGTCCATATAAGTTGGCCATAGTCATCAGAGGGGGACTGGATGAGCCCTAACTGATTCTAGAGACTCACTGGGTACAACCTGGCTCACTAATAATCCAGGTAAGAGCTTTTCTCCTGGCCAGAGCCCAGATTAGTAGAGCTGGCAAGAACTTTTACAATAAAGAGAATTGAGGGTCAGAGAGGAGAAACTACTTGTTTAAAGTCATACACAACATGCTATAGTCATCTGTAATCACATAGCAGGTCCCCTGGGTTCCAATACAGCCCATCACTCTCCTCCcccataaaatgaggggattgtgTCAGCTATTAACAGCTAGTGGCAAAGTCTGGACTTATTTGACCAGATACAACCATTCACTTTGATTCTGACATAGTTCCTTCCCCCATCCTGGCGCTCTGTTCCATGCCTGGTGCTGAGAGGGTAGGTAATAGATGGACCCTGCCCTTGGGAAGACAGAATCCAGTTGGGAGTGATCAATAAGGCATGGACTTGGAAAAGACAAGCTGGGGCATCAGGATGAGTGGCAGGAGCCAAGTTCCCACTGAGGAAGTGGACACCGAGGTACAGAGAGCACAACGTACTGCTTACATGAGCAAACTTCGGATTTTCTCTGAGACTTTGCCCTTTGTTTCAGAATAGGAAATAgacctttgggggggggggtaaggatCTGCATAGGGGAATCAAAGTAAAAGGGAAATGCGGAAAGAGCTCTGGTGAAACGAGTTGGGGAGGGACCCATCCAGTTGGGAGGATAAGGAAGGCTTGCTTCGTGGAAGTAGAGGgatttagaaaggcttggaagtGTTGAAAGCCCATCTCTGACACGGGTAGTGGTGAAAGGCTGGATCACCCAGTAATGACTGactctcttttctcatctgtatatgGGGATAAAGAGGAAACCTGGTAGAGGATTATATAACAGAGGTGCaacctccctttttttttatgCTGGAGAGCCTGAGGCTCGGGGGGATCCATGGGCTCCTGGGTTTAGGGCTGAATGGGATCTTAGAGAGTACTTAGTACAGTAGGCATGTGAGCAGGATTCAAGACCAAAGCTCTTGACTCTGAAGTTAGTGGTTTGTTCCCAGGGTACCGTTTATAAAGCTAAGACAGGCCTAGGAGGTAGGTGAGGTGCATATAGAAAGCAacacaaatggggaaaaaaaaaaaaggaacttttttaattttcaagaaagCCCAGAAGGTGGAGTGCCTGGAAGAGGTCAGAGGAGAGGGTCAGTTGCCATGTACAAGAGtgacaaagagactgagagaacTCAGGGCGAGGACACCAGTCATCACCGCTCGGACCAGCAGCGCCGTCCAGCTGCCCAGGGAGAAGAGGTGGACAAAAGCCCtagaaggaagaagaacaagGGAAAATTAAGTCCCCTCCTTGGAGGCAGAACCCACCCAGCCCCACCCTGATGGGCTAAACCCCTCACTCACTCCAGGATAAAGGCTTTGTAGACACTGATTCCCAAGAGCAGAGTCAATGGGGGGCGGAAGTTTCGTGGCAGGTCATATCGAGTGAACATCCACACCAGGGCAGAGACCGCAATGTAGTGGACCTAGGGTCAGAGGTTGAGGGTCAGCCAAGAGAGAATGGTCCACAGGGCAAAGGTTAGGGCAGTCTGGGATAGTGGGAATGAGTTACCAAGCTGATGTTGGAATCAATGCTCATCTGGATGTATTTCCAATCAAACTCGATGCCCCGGGCCCCGACCCAGAGAGGGATACAGCTAGGGGAGAGAAGAGACAAGAGACCGGTGGCTCAGACCCCCTGGAGAGCTGGGAGTctgcccctctcccccccccagaGGCCCAGAGCGGGATCCCCCACATGCTACACACCGGGACATGATGAGCTCTGCTGTGGCCCACCCCAGGGCCGCCACCATAACCTTGTACTCGCCCTTCCCGGCGTTCCGAGACATGACAAGGTGGAGGCCCACGAGGTCGCCCAGGTCCACAGTTGCCTTCATGAATTCCTGGGAGATGGAGAAGTCCCAGGGTTTAGAATTGGGAGAGACCACCCAGCTGGAGTCCTGTATTTCTCAGAGGGGGGACCTGAGGGTGGGGAAGCAGGGGCCTCTTCCAGAGTCAGGCTCTCCTCGGGCGTTTTTGGCGTGTTTtgcttctttgttattttttgctttgcttttggtGGAGCACGGCGGTGAAGCGTTTCGTTTTTGGCGTGGGGAAGAAGGCGGGTAGCGGTATTTGGGAAGAGGGGTATAGAGGTGTGAGGGGCGGGGTTGGTGGGGCGGTTTTGGCCGCTGTTTTTACGGTGGCAGTGTACAAGAGGTAGGTGTTTTCGCGTGTTATTTTGTAGTGTACGGACCAGGGTGAGGGTTTTGGTGGTGAGGGTTGCCAGAAGTGAGTGGCTTTCAGTTTGTTTTGTGTTTGGCGGTGGCGTGATGGGGTGGGGGGCATGGGGTGGAAATAGGGTTGGGTGGTGGGGGAAGGGATAGTTGTTGAGGGGTTTTTGCCGTTTTTTCTGCGTTTGTATTTGTGTGCATTTTTTGTGGGGCTGGTGGGTGTTGAGGTGCTGAGGGTTTTAGGTGGGGGTTGTGCTTGTGCTGGCAGTTTTGGGGAGGGgatgtgtgtgtttttatgttTGGGGTGGGGTTCTAGGTGGTTTTGCCGTTTCTAATACTAGACGTATTCTTTAATGGGGTGTTTCTTGTTATTGGCCTATTCTCAAGGGGGATGTAGGTATTCTTACTGTTGTGCTTCAGGTCTCTCTTGAGGAGGGCTAGAGGTCCAGCTTGCCCTCGTTTCGGGGAGAGCCGGCCCCGATCCCTGCTACCGGGGAGAACCGGCCCCgactcctgccctcaaggaaggCCTGAGGTCCTGCTCTGTCCCACCAGCAGAGCCAGGTGTTCAGCTCTtacctaccccccccccctcagCCCTCCCCCCACTCCTGCTCCCAggcttccctcttccctcccttctcgaGAACCCCCCCCTCCCGAGGAGACCCAGCCCTGACCCCggcctctcccccccccaccccgccccctcccccacccggGGGACCCGGGTGTCCAGCCCAGCCCTCTGCCCCCACCCGCCCCAGGAGAGCCAAGCGTCCAGCCCTGCTCCCAGCCCCCTCGATGACCCGTCCTGAAGACCGGGATCACGGCGTCCAGCGCCGGGTCCGGGTCTTCCCGACTCCCCCACGCACCCCGAGCGGCCCTGACTCACTGGGCGCTTCTCTAGGAGTCTGCGCATGCGCCAACCTCACCCGCCCCTTCCCCCTCGCACGCGCAGCCCGCCGGGAATCGTAGTTTCCCGACTTCCCTAAGCGCACGTGACCTCGGAGTCTGCGTCTGAGGGCGGAGTCAGCAGGGATGGAGGCGGAGTCATCGGGCTAGCTGGGCGTGCTGGCGGCGCTCCACGTGGCAGAGCTCTGGGACTCTTCCTCCGCCGTCTCGGTGATCCGTGCTCGGGTCTTTCACCGCCTCCTGGAGCcggcccccacccccaccccacgcAAGACCTGTATGCACGCAGAGACACGTGCCCAGGCGGACCACAGAGCGGGACTGAGAGGGGCGGGGCCCCCGGCACTGGGGAGGGAAGCAGCGTTACAGACCGTGTCCGGACGGGCCGGAGCCACAGACACAgacgggggaggggagaggggggcaGGGGAGTCACACGGGCACACGGGCACGCGGGGCTGGGCCAGGGAGGCCCGCAGACGGGGCGCTCATGCACACGCACGCACGACAGTGACGCGAGACGCCGGGCCACGGACACGGGCGGGACAGACTGGCGTCCGGGGGCGCTCGCTGACCCGAGAGGCCCCGAGCGCCACGGACACGGGGGCAGACAAGGCGGACACGGGCTGGACAGACGGACACGGGCGGGACAGACGGACACGGGGGCAGACAAGGCGGACACGGGGGCAGACAGGGCGGACACGGGCGGGACAGACGGACACGGGGGCAGACAGGGCGGACACGGGGGGACAGGCGGACACGGGCGGGACAGACGGACACAGGCGGGACAGACGGACACAGGCGGGGCAGACAGGGCGGACACGGGCTGGACAGACGGACACGGGCGGGACAGACGGACACGGGCGGGACAGACTGGCGTCCGGGGGCGCTCGCTGACCCGAGAGGCCCCGAGCGCCACGGACAAGGGGGCAGACAGGGCGGACACGGGGGGACAGGCGGACACGGGCGGGACAGACGGACACGGGGGCGGGACAGACGGACACGGGGGCGGACACGGGCGGGGCAGACGGACACGGGCGGGACAGACGGACACGGGGGCGGACACGGGCGGGGCAGACGGACACGGGCGGGACAGACGGACGTCCGGGGGCGCTTGCTGACCGGAGGAGCCCCCCCGAGCGCCAGGACCGGGCAGAGCACGAGGCCGCCAGAGCTGGCTTTCTAGCGGGTGCTGAGATGTTTATTGGACTTGGAGGCACTGTCTCTCGGGAACCGTCTAGTGGAGTCGCCCCAGGGGGAAGGAGCCCGGAGGACCAGTGCGGGACGAGGAGGGAGGAGTCCTGAGCTGATACACGCATACACATACAACTCTCACACACGGGGCGCCCCGCCCCCAAGCAGCCTGGGAAGCGGTGGGGGTCAGGAGTGGCCGGAGAGAGGCAGATGGCGGAGATGCTCGAGCTGGGGGCGGAGAGGAAGGGGCGAAGCTGGCAGGCCGGACCGGACGGAGGTCCCGGACAGGAGGGGAATGCTGTGCCCTGCGGGGGTAGACTCAGAAGCGGGGTTCCCCTCCCCCTCACTTCTCTTTGCTGTGTATATGGTTAATGAGATCGGCCACCCGGTGGCTGTAGCCATATTCGTTGTCATACCTGGCGTGGGTGGGGGGACGGTTCGCGTCGGTGGCGTGGGATCAGGGAGTCCCTCCGCCTCCACCCGAGTCCGCAGACCCCCATCCAGCTCCCCTCCTTTTCCCAGCTCACCAGGCGATAAGTTTCACAAAGAAGTCGTTGAGCGAGATCCCAGCCTTCGCATCAAATATACATGAATAAGGGTTCCCGATGATGTCAGAAGAGACCACCTAGTGGAGGGGGAGCCGTCTGGAAGAGCCTTGCCGCCGGCCCCAGCTGCTGCTCAGCCGGCAGCCCTCCTCTCAGTCCCTGGGACCCCTAGGGCGCCCGGACTCCCCACCCCGCCCCACCCCCCGCAGCCCGGCCCCCACCTCATCTTCGGTGTAGCTGATGATACCAGCCATCTGCCCCCTAGATGCTTTCTTCATAACCTCCTTAATGGTCTCGTAGGTGGCGGGCCGGCTCAGCCGGCACGTGAGGTCCACCACAGACACATCGGGGACTGGGACCCTGAATGCCATCCCCGTTATTTTCCTGGACACACCACAGACAGGAGGGATCAGCACTCTTCGGAGACCCAAGGTGCTGCCTCCGCCCTTGCTCCCCCCGCTGTGTCCCCAGCGCcattctgccccccccccccagctctgcAGATTACGCTTCCCATACTTCCCTTTTGTTGCCCCCGTCCTCAAAGGGAAACATGATCCCAGCCTTCATACCCATCGAGTTCAGGCAAGACTTTCCCTAGAGCTTTGGCGGCGCCAGTGGTGGCTGGGATGATGTTCTGGTGGGCACCTCGACCATCCCGCCAGGACTTGACTGAAGGTCCATCTACAGTCTTCTGTGTCGCTGTGTAAGAATGGACTGTGgtctgggggggaggagggagatcaGACCTTAGCATTCATCCCAATTTATTCTAGCCTGGGTTTCCTCCCTTCCcacaatgagagagaaaaagagagagagaaagagagacagagacagagagaaaacagagacagagatagatacagagacagagagagatagagacagagagacaacagagacagagagagagagacagagagacaacagagacagagagagagacaaaaagacagagacagagagagaaagtggtAGAGGGAGACGGGGAGACAGACAAGACAGAGATTCCAGGATTCCAGGCAGGTTCCTCATTCTCACCCACCTccatctttccattcttccctcccaCATCACCCTTTCCACCTCATGCTCACCATAAGTCCCTCGGCAATCCCAAAATTATCATGGAGGACCTTGGCTAGGGGAGCCAGGCAATTAGTGGTACAGGAGGCATTGCTGGAACAGAGAAGAATGAAGCAGAGTGGGGTAGGGAAAGATGTCAGAAATCTATGGCTTTGACAACATTAAATGTGGGTGAAGCATGACCAAATTAAGttgtaatatgtaaatatagGAGGATATTATTGCTTCACAAGAAATGATTGAAGAATTCGGGGAAATGTGggtttatataaactgatgcaaaaaatGTATGtggtaagcagaaccaagaaaactaaGTACAGAGGGACAACAGCAATGTACACGGAAAGAGCATCTCTTGCATAAATGAAATGGAACATGAATTATAATGGCCCCAAAGGAAGCAGGTGAAAGTAAATCTTTGTCTCTAAATTGGCAGAGAGATGAGGAGCTAAAGATATGGAATATTATGCTGTCGGATTGATGTTGGTTAGTAGTGctgaactttttcttttcctctgtaaatcttttttttttttttttttcaaagaatggaTCATTGAGATCACTTTCAGAAATGAAGATGTTGAAAccaaatatataaacaaagagAGCATCTTGAAAAGCAACAAAGGGGGAGAGCTTTGGGGAAAGACTCAAGATGCTAAGGGAAACATGGCTAATGGAGGCGCCCCAGACCCAGATCCCCTGGTTACCTGATAACAGTCATGTTGTTGGGGTTATAGGTATTCTCATTCACGCCCATAACAAATACAGGAGCATCAGGGGAGGGAGCGG
Encoded here:
- the GAPDHS gene encoding glyceraldehyde-3-phosphate dehydrogenase, testis-specific, giving the protein MPKRDVILTNVTVVQLRRQGGRTPHSESDTHAAAATSKPLPTQGRGHPSPRSSRGGGEGLAVGINGFGRIGRLVLRACVEKGIKVVAVNDPFIDVNYMEYMFKFDSTHGPFYGTVEVKDGKLVVNKQEISVFQSTNAAEIPWKSVGVLYVIECTGLNLTTEKASEHIKAGARRVVISAPSPDAPVFVMGVNENTYNPNNMTVISNASCTTNCLAPLAKVLHDNFGIAEGLMTTVHSYTATQKTVDGPSVKSWRDGRGAHQNIIPATTGAAKALGKVLPELDGKITGMAFRVPVPDVSVVDLTCRLSRPATYETIKEVMKKASRGQMAGIISYTEDEVVSSDIIGNPYSCIFDAKAGISLNDFFVKLIAWYDNEYGYSHRVADLINHIHSKEK
- the TMEM147 gene encoding transmembrane protein 147; this encodes MRRLLEKRPVSQGRSGCVGESGRPGPGAGRRDPGLQDGSSRGLGAGLDAWLSWEIQDSSWVVSPNSKPWDFSISQEFMKATVDLGDLVGLHLVMSRNAGKGEYKVMVAALGWATAELIMSRCIPLWVGARGIEFDWKYIQMSIDSNISLVHYIAVSALVWMFTRYDLPRNFRPPLTLLLGISVYKAFILEAFVHLFSLGSWTALLVRAVMTGVLALSSLSLFVTLVHGN